DNA from Macadamia integrifolia cultivar HAES 741 unplaced genomic scaffold, SCU_Mint_v3 scaffold904, whole genome shotgun sequence:
AGTTTGGATTCAACTGAGAGTGGATTTGTCAAGTTTGGAACCAATGATGGTGCAAAAATAGAAGGCAGAGGCATAGTGAAGTTGGACAGAGGAAAGATCAAGTCAAACAATATCCTATATATTAGTGGTCTGATGCACAACTTGCTCAGTGTGAGTCAAATTTGAGACAATGGTAATGAGGTTTTGTTCACCAAGGAAGGTTGTGtgatcaataaaattaaaaatggaaagatTGTGGCACAAGGGACAAGAACTACAGGAAACTTATACACTCTGTTAGAAGCAAATGAAGATAGATGCATGATGGGACAGGAAGATGAATGTtggttatggcatagaagaATTGGGCATATCAGCTTCAAGAACTTAGCtaaattgagaaaaaagaaggcaGTCAGAGATCTTCCAAAGATTAAGTCTCCAACAAATCATATTTGTGCACCAtgtcaaaaggaaaaatagactAGGGCCACATACAAGTCAAAGGAGCATTATTCGAGTAAACTATTGGACTTGATTCATACAGATCTTTGTGGACCCATGAGAACAGAGGCAATTGGTGGAGAGAGGTACTTTATCCTATTCATAGATGAGTACTCCAGGATGACTTGTGTTATGTTCCTTAAAGACAAGACTGAAGCCTTAGATTAtttcaagatcttcaagaagaaggtaGAGAATGAAACTAGTAGGACACTTAAGTGCCTGAGATCTGATCAAGGGAAGGAGTTTacttgaaatttattttctaacttCTGTCATGAGCATGGGATTAGGATTCAACATTCTACAACCCATaccccccaacaaaatggggttgtgAAAAGAAAGAACAGGACCGTTCAAGAGATGACAAGGacaattttgattgaaaacaaTGTTGCTCGGAGGTTTTGGAGAGAAGCAATATATTTTATAGTGCACATCCAAAACAGGTGTTTATTTAGACCAAATGAATCCAAGACACCATACGAGCTATGGTATGGAAGGAGAGCCACTGTTGAATATCTTAGGGTATTTGGTTCTAGATGCTTTATCAAAAGGAAGGAGGACAACTTTGGAAAATTCGATGACAGAGCAGATGAGGGGATTTTCTTGGGGTATTCTTCAAAGAGTAAGGCCTACAGATGCTATAATAAGAGATTGGGCAAGGTGGTAGAGAGTTCAGATGTAAGAATTGATGAACTTGTGCCTTATTCTAAACAGATAGAACCAGCAGAGCAGACTCCTGAGGACTTTTATGATGATGCAACTGTAGATGATGAAGTTGTGGAAGTTCAAAATCATATTGATGATGAGGATACAAATGCTCATGAGACTGACATAGTgacagagagagatggaggacctagttttgaaaagtggTAAAAAGTGCATCCCCCACATCAGGTTATTGGAGATCCTAAAGCGGGAATGcaaacaagaaagatgaaatctACTACATATTCATTACTTTCTCAAATTGAACCCAAGTCTGTTGGGGAAGCAACTAAAGATGAGAACTGGGTGAAGGCAATGAATGAAGAGTTAGAtcaaatagagaagaacaacaCTGGGGAGCTAATTCCTAGACCAGCCAATAAAAACATCATTGGTACCAAGTGGGTATTTAGAAATAAGTTGAATGAAGATGGTCAGGTGATTAGAAACAAAGCTAGACTAGTGTGCAAAGGCTATGCTCAGGTAGAGGGGATAGACTTTGATGAGACATTTACGCCGGTAACAAGATTGGAAACTATACCGATGTTCTTAGCATTTGCGATTTATAAAGGCTTCAAGgtttatcagatggatgtcaagtcTGCGTTCTTAAACGGTAATCTTGAAGAAGAAGTGTATATTGAGCAACCAGATGGTTTTCAAAATGGAGATGATCCAAACATGGTCTGTAGATTGAAAAAAGCTCTCTATggcttgaaacaagctccaagggcttgGTACTCTAGAATAGACACCTACTTCCATCAGTTGAGGCTTCGGAAGGGCATTGTTGATAGTAACCTATATGTTATGACAGAGAACAAAAGTCAACTGGTAGTGGtggtctatgtagatgatattatcTTTGGAGGAAAAAATGATGAGGTGTGTAGACAGTTTACAGAGTGAATGATGGCAGAGTTCAAGATGTCTATGCTGGGGGAGTTATCATACTTTTTGGATTTACAAGTGAACCAACAACAGAATGATATCTTCATATCACAATCAAAGTACATCAAGGAGATATTGAAGAAATTTATGATGGAAGATAGCAAACCGGTAAGTACTCCTATGTTAGTAGGTTgcaggttgagttcgagtgatCAGTTAGTATAGATCAAACTCTCTACAAGTCAATGATTGGAAGCTTGCTATACTTGACAGCATCAAGACCTGATATCCTACAAGCAGTGTGTTTGGTCGCTCGATTTCAAGCTAGTCCGAAAGAGACTCATCTAGTGACAGTCAAAAAGATTTTTAGATATCTTAGAGGTACGATGGAGTATGGCTTATGGTACCCTAAGATTGAAAGTTTCACACTCACAACATTCtcagatgctgattgggcaggtAGTGTGGATGATAGGAAGAGCACTAGTGGTAGTGCATTCTTTTTGAGGCAGAGTCTAGTGGCATGGCATAGCAAGAAACAAGAATCTATTTCTTTATCTACAGCAGAGGCTGAATACATTGCATCTGCAGCTAGTTGTACACAGGTGATTTGGATGCAGAGACAAGTAACGGACTTTGAAATTCACAATGATGAATCGGTGTCTATTAAGTATGATGATATGAGTGCCATTAATATTTCAAAGAATCCAGTGCAACATTcgaggacaaagcatattgacatCTGATATCACTTCCTGAAGGAGAAGGTCAATGCAAATGAGGTGAGATTGGATTTTGTTCTTACATCTGAGCAAGTGGCAGATATTTTTACGAAAGCACTTCCCAAAGTAAATTTTGAACCCCTTAGAAACAAACTTGGAGTTATCACTCCACGAGCATAGTAGATAGTATGTGTGTAGAGGGAGTACATGAGTAAGCATAGAGACATCAAATCCCTATAGGATAGGAAGATGCGGTGGGCACTCCTATAGGTGAGTCTATGCAGGGGGAGCTTCTATATAGGGGGAGCATTttcaccctttgtacttgttgtcaaagggggagagaagtGGAACACAGAGTTAAAATAATGTTGCCAAcaattccaaagggggagattgttgggcaATTGGATTGAatattgtcattgttggcaactagAAGGTGATGTGTGGGTAAAGTTATTAAATTGGTTTAACAGTTGATGGATCAATTTGAAACATCTTGGTTCAGCTGTTAATTTAGGTGAATTGATGGGTTCAACTGAATTGGGTAATTAACATGGTGATGTAAGCCCAATTAGTATATAAATTGCTTGCTACCCATGTGGAGCCCAAGTTCTTGGTTTCGAATTACGGTTACATGTgataatgcaaacaacaagaatttgacagcaaaagaaaaacagattTTTCAATGTCATGTGTTGCCATACTATTGGTTTAGCTACTGTTAAtagaattaaaaagaaaagaggaagttAAGTTCTAATAGAAATCAAAGTCTCATACAGGAAGAAATTGTTATCTAAATTGTACAGCAGTAACGCTTGGAGGAGAAAAAGAATCGTCACAGGTGAGGACAAATCTGGATGCCTTGTTTACTTGATCAAAATTTAGGACTCTTCAATGTGGAAACCATTGGTTGGTTATTTCTATTAGAATATTCAAATTATATGCTTTCAACAAGAGTCCAAGAGAACTATGTTTCTTTTTACATGTGAACAACATCTAAGAAGAGatgaaaattaaaagagaaaaagggagagtCCAAGAATGCGCAGAGCTTGATTTCAAAGAGGATCGGTTGTTGCTTCCATAAGCAATAAAAACCTACAGAACCGTGAGACTCGATACGACAATTAATTTGGAGATGAATCGcaagaagggagaaaaataatTACGTTTGTTAGTTGCCGTATGTTTCTTTGTTAAACATTCAATGGAGATTTCACtatgaacaagaataaaagaagattaGCATCTTGAAGCTATGTTGATGGTTTGAGCGTGTTCAAGTCTTCTTCTAAACATCAAGCAAACAATCATCAACGGGTTTACACAGGCTGAGGTAACCCGTatctgaaatccctctttttatATTCTGCAgtgtttattgttgagaaactctagatcaatagtgtattgggttgggattttattttattgatttaaaattatgAACCTAGtaagttggggcttgtctagggtgtggggttgttgcccttgtctgagttgcatctcagattgaagcagggataggttcctggaccgttgtagcggttgaaaaagttgagtattggaGAAATACGAaatcctatatgggtattccaccgtggagtaggcactctggctgaaccacgtatatctaGTGTTATTGTCacacatttatttttctacatatatttgaagttcgtgttgtgcagagtggtgggacatTGTCTGGTAGACCCaaccacattgtggtgtgaggtggacgtgTCGTTGTTTGCTTGATTGGTAATCACGAGATTGCCCCGACCAATCTAGAACTGCACAGTGAAAGTTTTTTTTGTTGAGTTgcaaataaagaaatttttggAACTACTGATTCATCCCtctctcagtgtcaacctgggaaTGTCAGTTTGTTTTGTCAacagtacatttttttttttttttctattgttttgcCCTTTATGACAATATAAATATGGGAAAAGTCTTTGAAAAGCAAAACACGTTTTGCTTTGGATCGGATCGTTCTCTTATTAGAGTTTGAGAACAAAGATTGAATCTGATGTTATAGTATATTACCTTTTATTGTTATAACAATTAAGGTGTAATAATTACTACATGATGTGGATGTCATTATTAAATAATATAAACAATAAtcattttactttacttttagTTCTTGACAGCCCACCGTTCAACTTGTGAACAAATTAATTGAGAGCAACCTGCAGTAAAAGGCCGTGACCCGTGGCTGCAGGGTGCTTTCCCCTCCCATTCAAGACCCGCAGTATATGAAAAACAACGTGGCCTTGGGTGGCGGCTGATGGTCATGGTACATGACGTTGGCTTGTCAATGGACGGATTAGACTAGATGAATGAATGTTTGAATTgttgtttcctatttggaaactgCCACATTGTGTTTTGGTTTAATTGGACTGGGTTATATTGGATTCGATAAATTTGGATCGGATCGACTTGAACCAATTTTGTCCTTAATAATTTAACTCATATTTGATAGGTTTTATTATGAAGCATGTTTTACTTTACTTGCTTTAATATATTGGGACTCAAAAGTATTGAAAAATTTAAACTCTGATTGTAATTAAGGGTTTATTTGTTTGACCCTACCCTAGGAtctatttttataattaatttagggtttgggtttaggtaaCCCTAcctaaaattatgtttttcctcAATGACTTAGGTCAAGAGGGAGGGTACTTTATATGATTTACTTGAATTTGTTGATATGATGAGGCATATTTATGTTGTATACTTTATATTATTGGTTCTATTGGTATGACTTGAACATGCGACCTTCACATTATTAGGCCAGACATATTATTGCTTTGAAATGTATTTTAGCAtatgatgagggtatttcttcccaaccacggcacgggcagggatcgtcctgaccaatgctgcacctcggccctccatttaGCCGTGCTACCTCCTCGGCATCCTgataggccgtgctgccacctcggcatctcatcaggacCACGGCACGGGTAGGGatcgtcctgaccaatgctgcacctcggccctccatctaGCCGTGCTACCTCCTCGGCATCCCgacaggccgtgctgccaccttggcatctcatcagaccgtgctgccacctcggccctcctccatcaggccgtgttgccaccttggcatctcatcaggccgtgctactacctcggccctccatcaggccgtgcttctacCTAGACATCTCATCAAGTCGTGCTAcctcctcggccctccatcaggccgtgctaacATATTggtcctccatcaggccgtgctgccacctcggccctccatcaggctttgtagccaccttggccctccatcaggcagtgctgccacctcggccctccatcaggccgtgctgccacctcggccctccatcaggccgtactgccacatcggccctccatcaggctgtgctaccacctcggtcctctatcaggccatgctgtcacctcagcatctcattaggccgtgctaccaccttggccctccctCAGGCTGCGCTGCAACCTCGGCATCTcaacaggccgtgcttccacctcgccATCTCATCAGGCcttgctactacctcggccctctatcaggccgtactgccacatcggccctccatcaggccgtactgccacatcggccctctatcaggccatgctgtcacctcggccttccatcaggccatgctaccagtcacctcggctcgaccaacctgtcaccttGGCTGGGCACAATCAAGTAatgcacccagaaacgtgcacacatccactcatATCCACTACACGTTATCAGAGACATCCACCTCTCTCTGACTTGCGCCTctgagatcaatggagaatattctcagaatataccttggaacccagaatatttccagaatcacagtgccactcccctAAAGCgctctacgcctaaacaggactcccCACAAACGCccattccttctctctccatcagtagcctataaataccaaggtaagcctctatCATTggggatcgatcaatcacttATCTTACtggaaaaactctcttgagcatctgctgtggaaagatctgacttaggcatcggagagtcccatGCAGGtaagcccggctctcccctgtcatctcttttgTGCAGGTTAGctggagcaccaggaactgtagGGAAGATCATCCGATCAATTTTTATCGCATCAGATTTACGCCCTCTGTGGGAATCGGTTACAAAATatcaccttggaccaatgcaattatgGAGAGGGAATGTCGTTTCTTCTACGACAACACGAGTAAGATCTACCCATGAGTCACCACTTGGaagtccccattcaccaccaatggcagagcaggagaatgtcccaACAGAGACCCCTCCATAAGGACCCCAACAAACCAGGCCTGATGCACAAGttacccagggagagggggatcagcgcaagcagaaccctcagctatcttgccatgtcccatcatcctggGTAAGTCAtccaaacatggaagagcagacGCAGAGCCTGCAGCTATAGGTGTTAGAGACAAATGCACTGGTGCTGGACTTCAtacgtcagttcggctcggcacttccagtgccatggactagttcagctcagcaTCCTAGGCCTATTCCAGGCAGACAACTCAACAACGTATCTCCTGAcaatagtgtcacccctcaatcaacagcaagcAGGGGGTCGGGCAGAACGTCATGCACTGGTCACTCGGTACCACCCCTCTCTCCTACCAAGGCAAGCAGGTAAGGTCCCTTTCCTACCCAGAATGGAAGAGCTTGTCATTCCGTGCATCATTGGAgtccagagacacatgatgcccatagatccccaccccgggtaggaagacgccagctatcacctcaaagactcactagaggtaCACGTCCGCATAGAGAAGAACGACAAGATCAACCCCATGGGGGTCAGACCTCGCCCATCAGGCCGACCAGTGGTGCACCACAACAAGGCCAGGATCGGCTTGGTGGTCACTAAGGCGAAGCAAGAAGCCctagaagaggtgaaagggcacgCCGATCCCAAGATCGCTAAGCtgaggagagaagggatgaTCTGGAGAGCCGCATCAAGTgcctcactgagcaagtagaaggaatgaagaggcaaaggcacccggTCGACATAAGCATAACTctagcccataatgcactatccgacgaactgatagacgccaagctgccctcaaattttgtgatacccgtcttcaatggatatgacggcacctcagatccctatgatcatttGCTGTATCACAACTCGATCATgacggttcatggtaggtcagacgccATTCTCTGCTGAGCCTTcacagcctcattaaaaggagatGCACTGgtatggatgtcgaacttgcgaccacggtccatccgcagctatgaagagctaacaagagcattcctcacgtgtttccaagcaagtatgaagcagaagcaaactacacaaaatgtgatgaacatgaggcagggagcgagagagactataagagagttccttgcccgattcaccaaggtgacactggaggtaaaaaacctactggaaggagtggcgtatagcacgttgtgcactggggtaatgcaccctgatctggtccagtctctggcccttgacttaCCAGAAACAATGCCCGAGCTGGTAAGACGATGCAACCAAtaagccaacatggaggaaatcCTGGCCGACAGAGGGATATTTGATCagtcggagaaggagaagaaaatgtcTCTGAGGCCTAGGGACGATTCCCGTGAGtcgaagaagaatagaacagatcATCCTCTTGAAACTGATGAACCcgagcgatatgaacttgatcattcccgaacaaacctgctcttagagatccaaatCAGAAGTATTTTttctggcccaggccaatgacagctaaaccagaggagaggaacctcaACCGGTATTGTCGATACCACtaagaccatggacatgacactgaagactgcaagtctctgaaaagggaaattaatGAGCTCATTAAAGCTAGATACCTCAACAAGTATTTaaagcagaaatatggtgggaactggcccgagTCGAGGAGAGATGATGCTAGGCTGAGCCGAGATAGAATCGAGCCGTCCAAGGAACTAGCAACGGACCAAGCTGACGCTTACGATAACCAGCCCGTGGGTCTAGCtattctaacaatcatgggtggACCCATGACGGAGtcagtcagaaaagccaaagcccACGAGTGGTTCGTATGCATCACAgaacaacctgtcaaagccctcagaaTGGATCCACCCATTTCATTCTCTGatagagatctggaagagttgaactggcctcacaatgaCATTATTgtggttcaattagtggtggccaaccaccccttccacagggtcctaatGGACATAGGAGCCTCCATTGACCTTATGTCCTACgaagccttcacaaaactagggcttggcactgggaccctaaagccagctctaggacccttgtacggattttcaggTACACCAGCAGAGCTGAAAGGAGTTGTAGACTTACCCGTAACCATCAGACAGGGAGCTCAGACAACCCTACCATGGTCTCTTTTATGgtcgccaagatcgcctcaccctataatgtaatccttggccg
Protein-coding regions in this window:
- the LOC122070393 gene encoding secreted RxLR effector protein 161-like; its protein translation is MEYGLWYPKIESFTLTTFSDADWAGSVDDRKSTSGSAFFLRQSLVAWHSKKQESISLSTAEAEYIASAASCTQVIWMQRQVTDFEIHNDESVSIKYDDMSAINISKNPVQHSRTKHIDI